The Tubulanus polymorphus chromosome 4, tnTubPoly1.2, whole genome shotgun sequence genomic interval ATATCGTGTCTTTCAGAGCTCTgcgaaaaatgttgaaaacgTGGTGGAGTAATCTGCGACCGAACTTTGTGTTGATAATGAGACCGGTACACTGGAAATGGCGGTTGATGTCGTTGATGAACATATTCGGTTCGTTTTTCGTTTACACAATGGTCTGGACGGTTGCCGTCGTCGGTATCGGTTCAATCGTTCCCGAAATCTACGGCCCGTCGGTCGGCTTTCACCGTCTGCTCAGCTGGTATCTCGCCGTACAGGTCGTCGGTAATTCGATCCTGTTTCTCAGCACGAACACCGACCTGCGTCGTTTGACCGATACGAAGAAAACCGACGAGGAATGGCTGTTATATTGCCAGACGTGTCGATCAAAGATCCCGCCACGCGGTCACCACTGCGCGTTGTGCAATAAATGCGTACTGAAACGCGATCATCACTGTTTCTTTGTTTCCTGTTGTATCGGTTTCTACaatcagaaatatttcttcatgtTTCTCGTGTATGCGTGCTTCTCGACGTGCTACGCGTTTTATCTGATGCCGTATTTCCTCGCGTCGAAATACGACATCGAATTCACGTCGGTAACTAATTACTTCACGTTGTTACCGTCGACGCTGTACGTTCACCTATTCGTACACGAAGTCAGTATTTACGTATTGTTTTACGTGACGCTGATGTACGCCTCGCTGAGTTGTGCGTTTTTCACCGGCAGTCTCGTCGGGTTTCAAGCGTTCTTGATTCTACGCGGTCAAACGACGTACGAATTGATATACGGCGCCCGCGACTACGACGAAGGCGCCTGGGAGAATTTTCTCGATTGTTTCGGTCGGTACTGGTACGTTACGTTGGTTCTACCGCTGCCTTTGCCGCAGAGACATTTAGGGATTTACAAATCGATGATGTCCTATTCTACAGATCCATCGATAAAATATCGTTACGATCTGATTACATCGATGTCTATTTAATACGTTTGCAACAACCTTAGTAAAAGATGCTGCCACCAGTTGCTGCTACAACGGGATCCCCACAACTCGTCGATTTTTAGGTGACTTA includes:
- the LOC141903835 gene encoding uncharacterized protein LOC141903835, yielding MLKTWWSNLRPNFVLIMRPVHWKWRLMSLMNIFGSFFVYTMVWTVAVVGIGSIVPEIYGPSVGFHRLLSWYLAVQVVGNSILFLSTNTDLRRLTDTKKTDEEWLLYCQTCRSKIPPRGHHCALCNKCVLKRDHHCFFVSCCIGFYNQKYFFMFLVYACFSTCYAFYLMPYFLASKYDIEFTSVTNYFTLLPSTLYVHLFVHEVSIYVLFYVTLMYASLSCAFFTGSLVGFQAFLILRGQTTYELIYGARDYDEGAWENFLDCFGRYWYVTLVLPLPLPQRHLGIYKSMMSYSTDPSIKYRYDLITSMSI